The genomic window ACCCGGGAGTTGTCCTCACTCGGGTTGGATCCCCTGCCCACCCAGGCCAATTTTTTGATGGTGGATGTAAAAACCGATGCCACAAAACTGTTCACCCGGCTGCTGCACCACGGGGTGATTGTCCGGTCCATGAAATCCTACGGGTTTGACACGTTTTTACGAATCAACGCAGGCACTTTTCAGGAAAATCAGGCATGCATCGCAGCATTGAAAGCGGAACTGTCATGACTTATCGAATCATCACCATTGACGGCCCGGCCGGGTCCGGCAAAACAACGGTGAGTAAACTTTTGGCCCGGCAGCTGCACTGTGTCCGGGTGGATACCGGTGCCCTGTACCGGGCTGTAGCGTTTGAAATCCATCGGCAACACATCTGCTGGGAAAACGATGCGGCACTGGATGCATTTGTATCGGGTCTGGATTTGAGTGTGGTACTGGAAAACGAGGGAATGCGGGTTCTGTCTTCAGGCAACGATATCACGCCGTTTCTGCGTACACCTGAAATCACCATGCTGGCTTCTGCGACCTCGGCCAGACCGGCGGTCCGGTCCGCGCTCCTGGATATTCAACGCCGGATCGCCCGGCAGCAGGATGCGGTATTTGAAGGCCGGGACATGGGCACGGTGGTGTTTCCCGATGCCACGGTCAAGTTTTTTCTGGTAGCGGATCTGGCGGTTCGGGCCCGGCGTCGGTTTGATGAAATCCCGGATCCGGCAAAGGATTTATCCCGAATTCAGGCCGATATGGCCACCCGGGACAACCAGGATATCCGGCGGACTCAGGCTCCGTTGAAACCCGCGTCGGATGCGATTCTGATCGATTCTTCCCGGCTGACGGCACCCCAGGTGGTGGAAGAGATGCTCAAACATCTGTAGAATCAAGAAAAACTATCGATTATCTTATTGATTTTTTTTTTACTGATTGCTATAAAGGTAAATTGTACCCGCATTCTTTGACCCATTTTGACCATCCAGGGATGCGAGTAACTAAATTCGATTAGGGGGATTAATATTAATGAACAACATTGCTGAAGAGAACGAAAACCAGGAAATGAATACTGAAGAGTTAGAGACACAAAACGTGGACGTCGAGGCCCGGGACACTGAATTGGATACCCAGGAAGAATCCAATGCAATCGAAGAAGTGAATGCCCTGTCACCGGAGACGGAAATCACCGGTGAAGAAACCATGGAAGAATTATTGGGCATTTATGAATCCAGCCTCAAAAAATTTGAGGAAGGGCAGGTCGTCACCGGCACTGTCATATCCGTGGGCCGTGATATGGTCCTGGTGGATGTGGGATATAAATCAGAAGGCCGGATCTCTATTCAGGAATTCATTGATGAGCAAGGCAATGTCAATGTCAAGGTGGGTGATCAGTTCGAGGTTATGATCGAAGTCTGGGACGAAGAAGAGGAAACCGTGCTTCTGTCCCGTGACAAGGCCAAAAAAGTCAAGGTGTGGGATGCCATCAAGGAGATTTATGATGCAGACGGCACCATTGAAGGCGTTATCACCAATCGGGTCAAAGGCGGATTTTCCGTGGATATCGGCCTTCAGGCGTTTCTGCCCGGATCCCAGGCCGATCTGCGTCCCATCCGCAACATGGATGAAATGGTTAACAAAACCTATGAATTCAAGATTCTCAAGTACAATAAGAGACGCAACAATATTGTTCTGTCCCGGCGGGTACTGCTGGAAGCGGAACGGGAAAAACTGCGGGCCGCCACCCTGGAAGCCATTGAAAATGACAAGGTGATGGAAGGGATCGTCAAAAATATCACGGAA from Desulfotignum phosphitoxidans DSM 13687 includes these protein-coding regions:
- the cmk gene encoding (d)CMP kinase, translated to MTYRIITIDGPAGSGKTTVSKLLARQLHCVRVDTGALYRAVAFEIHRQHICWENDAALDAFVSGLDLSVVLENEGMRVLSSGNDITPFLRTPEITMLASATSARPAVRSALLDIQRRIARQQDAVFEGRDMGTVVFPDATVKFFLVADLAVRARRRFDEIPDPAKDLSRIQADMATRDNQDIRRTQAPLKPASDAILIDSSRLTAPQVVEEMLKHL